From a single Lolium rigidum isolate FL_2022 chromosome 7, APGP_CSIRO_Lrig_0.1, whole genome shotgun sequence genomic region:
- the LOC124676605 gene encoding uncharacterized protein LOC124676605 isoform X3 has protein sequence METMASTGGGALPLTRLVGGLGGRPQYHDNRPARSSFLSDHRCLNPKAQVKMASLNKCSVCTENDTVLTPSIFDVSVAVKEDWCQGKCSFGDNTRSLVSILTAVEIKHLHGGAYKCLRCSYILDQPKVVSEEFLQAQVHWVDEFSFVPSDSASSKKTR, from the exons ATGGAGACCATGGCGTCTACTGGCGGCGGCGCCTTACCTCTCACTCGACTGGTTGGAGGGCTTGGCGGCCGCCCTCAATACCATGACAATCGACCTGCTCGCTCTTCTTTTCTTTCAGATCATAGATGCCTTAACCCAAAGGCGCAG GTTAAGATGGCAAGCCTGAATAAATGCTCTGTCTGTACAGAGAATGATACTGTGCTAACGCCATCCATCTTCGATGTTTCTG TGGCAGTCAAAGAAGATTGGTGTCAAGGCAAATGTTCTTTCGGTGACAATACAAGAAGCTTGGTGTCCATCTTAACTGCGGTGGAAATAAAACATCTCCATGGTGGTGCTTATAAGTGCCTTAGATGTTCGTATATATTGGATCAGCCTAAG GTTGTCTCCGAGGAGTTCTTGCAGGCCCAGGTTCATTGGG TCGATGAGTTTTCCTTTGTTCCTTCTGATTCCgcatcttcaaagaaaacaagatga
- the LOC124676605 gene encoding uncharacterized protein LOC124676605 isoform X1, translating into METMASTGGGALPLTRLVGGLGGRPQYHDNRPARSSFLSDHRCLNPKAQVKMASLNKCSVCTENDTVLTPSIFDVSVAVKEDWCQGKCSFGDNTRSLVSILTAVEIKHLHGGAYKCLRCSYILDQPKVVSEEFLQAQVHWGRFVFCPSFDLLFHIVDLCLDWVYAL; encoded by the exons ATGGAGACCATGGCGTCTACTGGCGGCGGCGCCTTACCTCTCACTCGACTGGTTGGAGGGCTTGGCGGCCGCCCTCAATACCATGACAATCGACCTGCTCGCTCTTCTTTTCTTTCAGATCATAGATGCCTTAACCCAAAGGCGCAG GTTAAGATGGCAAGCCTGAATAAATGCTCTGTCTGTACAGAGAATGATACTGTGCTAACGCCATCCATCTTCGATGTTTCTG TGGCAGTCAAAGAAGATTGGTGTCAAGGCAAATGTTCTTTCGGTGACAATACAAGAAGCTTGGTGTCCATCTTAACTGCGGTGGAAATAAAACATCTCCATGGTGGTGCTTATAAGTGCCTTAGATGTTCGTATATATTGGATCAGCCTAAG GTTGTCTCCGAGGAGTTCTTGCAGGCCCAGGTTCATTGGGGTCGGTTTGTCTTCTGCCCCTCTTTTGATTTATTGTTTCATATCGTTGATTTATGTTTGGATTGGGTATATGCGCTTTGA
- the LOC124676605 gene encoding uncharacterized protein LOC124676605 isoform X2: METMASTGGGALPLTRLVGGLGGRPQYHDNRPARSSFLSDHRCLNPKAQVKMASLNKCSVCTENDTVLTPSIFDVSVAVKEDWCQGKCSFGDNTRSLVSILTAVEIKHLHGGAYKCLRCSYILDQPKSMSFPLFLLIPHLQRKQDDDEERRKQACHHISLRPRC, encoded by the exons ATGGAGACCATGGCGTCTACTGGCGGCGGCGCCTTACCTCTCACTCGACTGGTTGGAGGGCTTGGCGGCCGCCCTCAATACCATGACAATCGACCTGCTCGCTCTTCTTTTCTTTCAGATCATAGATGCCTTAACCCAAAGGCGCAG GTTAAGATGGCAAGCCTGAATAAATGCTCTGTCTGTACAGAGAATGATACTGTGCTAACGCCATCCATCTTCGATGTTTCTG TGGCAGTCAAAGAAGATTGGTGTCAAGGCAAATGTTCTTTCGGTGACAATACAAGAAGCTTGGTGTCCATCTTAACTGCGGTGGAAATAAAACATCTCCATGGTGGTGCTTATAAGTGCCTTAGATGTTCGTATATATTGGATCAGCCTAAG TCGATGAGTTTTCCTTTGTTCCTTCTGATTCCgcatcttcaaagaaaacaagatgacgacgaagaaagaagaaagcaagcatgccacCACATCTCCCTTCGACCACGATGCTGA